One stretch of Sinomonas terrae DNA includes these proteins:
- a CDS encoding SseB family protein, with amino-acid sequence MSDEQELPEAATDDGGTTAGAEQSPSSASHLDPAPLNDLEVALDSASKGEAENAEPVLVFLNSLVCLLVPEPVPGQTEYVEPLILTNSEGKPLVAAFTDAARIRPDFLEHAPTVVTTQGAVLLQNLGTELGVVLNPGSAFGFELAAEQVAAILKDFRPATEEEIDAARDTTPGTGGE; translated from the coding sequence ATGAGCGACGAGCAGGAGCTTCCCGAGGCGGCCACGGACGACGGCGGGACGACAGCGGGTGCCGAGCAGTCGCCGTCGTCCGCTTCCCACCTTGACCCGGCGCCGCTCAACGACCTCGAGGTCGCGCTCGACTCGGCCTCCAAGGGCGAGGCAGAGAACGCGGAACCGGTGCTCGTGTTCCTCAACAGCCTGGTGTGCCTCCTCGTCCCGGAGCCCGTGCCGGGGCAGACCGAATACGTCGAGCCGCTCATCCTGACGAACTCAGAGGGCAAGCCTCTTGTCGCGGCGTTCACCGATGCGGCCCGCATCAGGCCAGACTTCCTCGAACACGCCCCCACGGTCGTGACGACCCAGGGGGCCGTGCTGCTCCAGAACTTGGGAACCGAACTCGGCGTGGTGCTCAATCCGGGCAGCGCCTTCGGATTCGAACTCGCGGCCGAGCAGGTCGCGGCGATCCTGAAGGACTTCAGGCCAGCGACCGAAGAAGAGATTGACGCGGCGCGGGACACCACGCCCGGGACGGGCGGGGAATAA